One stretch of Rhodopirellula islandica DNA includes these proteins:
- a CDS encoding DUF58 domain-containing protein, which yields MGFGNRFQALFQIASQWPWLLLVLVSLPLVVAAFWLRIYPTRRWVALLGTSVVLSVAVVFFPSLLVVLGLFDGLVVTVTAIDGLLHLFATKKMLGNGLTVERSVSRTGSLGVPLDSSLSLQNHTQMRMKGVLRDDVPNSFVSDPEEHQLDLPPGLQLQLRRKLTPHRRGAFQMDRVDLKLISPLGLWQRHISRTLESPLNVFPDMKQLSDYALLARTDRLSLIGVRRTRRIGQDSDFERLRDYTRDDSYRHIDWRSTARRNKLTVRQFQSDQSQRLIFLLDCGRMMTNQRNGYSLLDHALNSILMMSYVALHQGDSVGMICFSDTIHAYLPPKGGASQMNRLLQAGFDQFPRMVESRYDQAFLYLNSHCKRRSLVTLTTNIVDEVNAEVVADHLTNLTGTHLPLAVVLRDREMFDAADYPAEMLQTAGNVQHSNMLDETRTYRAAAAAEMLVWREEVLSGLRHKGVLVVDAFPDELSAPMVNQYLQVKAKHLL from the coding sequence ATGGGTTTCGGAAACCGTTTTCAAGCTCTCTTCCAAATCGCGAGCCAATGGCCGTGGCTCTTGCTGGTTTTGGTGAGTTTGCCATTGGTGGTCGCGGCATTTTGGTTGCGGATCTACCCCACCCGTCGCTGGGTGGCTCTGCTGGGTACGAGTGTTGTCCTCAGTGTCGCGGTGGTCTTCTTTCCTAGCCTCTTGGTCGTCCTTGGATTGTTCGACGGATTGGTCGTCACAGTCACCGCAATTGACGGCCTTCTCCATCTCTTTGCCACCAAAAAGATGCTCGGAAACGGCTTGACCGTGGAACGAAGCGTCTCTCGGACCGGTTCGCTCGGGGTCCCGCTGGACAGCTCCCTCTCGCTGCAAAACCACACTCAGATGCGAATGAAAGGCGTCCTTCGTGACGACGTTCCAAACTCCTTCGTATCAGATCCCGAAGAACACCAGTTGGATTTGCCCCCCGGATTGCAATTGCAACTTCGTCGAAAACTCACGCCTCACCGACGAGGTGCCTTCCAGATGGATCGCGTCGATCTCAAACTCATCAGCCCTCTGGGACTGTGGCAGCGACATATTTCTCGCACCCTCGAAAGCCCGCTGAATGTCTTTCCCGACATGAAACAACTGTCGGACTACGCCTTGTTGGCTCGAACCGATCGCTTGAGCCTGATCGGAGTTCGGAGAACTCGTCGAATCGGGCAAGACAGCGATTTCGAACGACTTCGCGACTACACACGCGATGACAGCTATCGCCACATCGATTGGCGCAGCACCGCTCGCCGAAACAAACTCACCGTCCGACAATTTCAAAGCGATCAAAGCCAACGCCTCATCTTTCTGCTCGATTGCGGCCGAATGATGACCAACCAAAGAAACGGCTACTCCCTTCTCGATCACGCACTCAATTCCATCTTGATGATGTCATACGTGGCACTCCATCAAGGCGATTCTGTCGGGATGATCTGTTTCAGTGACACGATCCACGCCTATCTCCCACCCAAGGGCGGGGCCAGCCAGATGAATCGCTTGCTTCAAGCCGGTTTTGACCAATTCCCGCGAATGGTTGAATCCCGCTACGACCAAGCCTTTCTGTACCTCAATTCCCACTGCAAACGACGCTCTCTCGTCACCCTGACCACCAACATCGTCGACGAAGTCAACGCAGAAGTGGTCGCCGACCATCTCACCAACCTGACCGGCACCCACTTGCCCCTCGCAGTTGTGCTCCGCGACCGAGAAATGTTCGATGCGGCAGACTACCCCGCGGAAATGCTGCAGACCGCTGGAAACGTCCAGCACTCCAACATGCTCGACGAAACTCGGACCTACCGTGCCGCCGCCGCGGCCGAAATGCTCGTTTGGCGGGAAGAAGTCCTCTCAGGGCTCCGGCACAAAGGAGTTCTAGTCGTCGACGCCTTCCCAGACGAACTCAGCGCCCCCATGGTCAACCAATACTTGCAGGTCAAAGCCAAACACCTGCTCTAA